From a single Fulvivirga ulvae genomic region:
- a CDS encoding DUF2851 family protein, whose translation MQEAFLHFVWQYQYFNKSALSTTDGAKVNIIYPGMHNTDAGPDFKEAIIQIGNIEWRGHVELHIHSADWTYHKHHTDTAYNNVVLHVVWQSNQEAKRADGTILPVIELQGLIDERVIFDYKKLINNPSEIRCEKQLKQVSDITWLSALDKVLMERLSVKAEAVKALYQSNRNDWEETAYQLLAKNFGFKINSEPFQGLAESLPYKIIKKHAGNQLQVEALVFGQAGLLGQKSVDEYEQALLKEYNFLKHKYNLTDRLQAMQWKLLRLRPANFPTVRLAQFSKLLSQTPSLFQNLLETGSAKDLKKLFKIQVSEYWQHHYQFGTYSEKKVPTLGSSSIENIAINTVAPLLATYGRYVDDQAFVDKAISLLQEMKAEKNRIINHWSVLDINVATAFDSQALIQLYNEYCIKRRCLSCNVGASLIRSK comes from the coding sequence ATGCAGGAGGCATTTTTACACTTTGTTTGGCAGTATCAATACTTCAATAAAAGCGCTCTGTCAACCACCGACGGAGCAAAAGTTAATATCATTTACCCCGGCATGCATAATACGGATGCTGGCCCGGATTTTAAGGAAGCCATTATTCAAATTGGTAATATCGAATGGAGAGGCCATGTAGAACTGCATATACATTCGGCTGACTGGACTTACCATAAACACCATACTGACACGGCCTATAACAATGTGGTTTTGCATGTGGTCTGGCAAAGCAACCAGGAAGCCAAAAGGGCAGATGGTACCATACTGCCGGTGATTGAACTTCAGGGACTTATAGATGAAAGGGTGATTTTCGACTATAAAAAACTCATCAATAACCCTTCGGAGATCCGGTGCGAAAAGCAATTGAAACAAGTTTCGGATATTACCTGGCTTTCAGCACTGGATAAAGTTTTGATGGAGCGACTGTCAGTGAAAGCGGAGGCAGTAAAAGCACTTTACCAAAGCAACCGAAACGACTGGGAAGAAACGGCATATCAGCTTCTTGCCAAAAACTTTGGTTTCAAGATCAACAGTGAACCATTTCAGGGATTAGCAGAATCCCTTCCTTACAAAATCATTAAAAAGCACGCAGGTAACCAGCTTCAGGTTGAAGCCCTTGTCTTTGGTCAGGCCGGATTATTGGGGCAGAAGTCCGTAGATGAATATGAGCAGGCACTGCTAAAAGAATATAATTTTCTAAAACACAAATATAACCTGACCGACCGGCTGCAGGCCATGCAGTGGAAGCTGTTGAGACTTCGTCCTGCCAACTTTCCCACCGTGCGACTGGCCCAGTTTTCAAAACTGTTGAGCCAAACGCCGTCCTTATTTCAGAACCTGTTGGAGACAGGCTCTGCCAAAGACCTGAAAAAATTATTCAAAATACAGGTTTCAGAGTATTGGCAGCACCACTATCAGTTTGGTACATACTCAGAGAAAAAAGTGCCCACTCTCGGTAGCAGTAGCATTGAAAATATTGCCATCAACACCGTAGCCCCATTGCTGGCGACCTATGGCAGGTATGTTGATGATCAGGCCTTTGTAGACAAGGCCATCTCTCTGCTACAGGAAATGAAGGCAGAGAAAAACCGCATCATCAATCATTGGTCTGTTCTGGATATCAATGTTGCTACAGCATTTGACTCACAGGCGCTAATCCAGCTTTATAACGAATACTGCATCAAAAGAAGGTGCTTGTCCTGTAATGTAGGGGCTTCTTTAATTCGCAGCAAGTGA